The Streptomyces sp. NBC_01775 genome includes a region encoding these proteins:
- a CDS encoding STAS domain-containing protein, whose amino-acid sequence MSLKVLEEERGEWAVLRVSGELDLVTSPAVRQHVHDAVAEGRRSLVLDLSDVLFCDSSGVGVLIASRRLMRSCAGCLRLILPAQGAVDGSHVNRVLAALGVRRLFDCYPDLDAATAARAATGPLTA is encoded by the coding sequence GTGTCGTTGAAGGTGCTGGAGGAGGAGCGCGGCGAGTGGGCCGTGCTCCGGGTCTCCGGCGAACTTGACCTGGTCACCTCTCCCGCGGTGCGGCAGCACGTTCACGACGCCGTGGCCGAAGGGCGGCGGAGCCTGGTGCTCGACCTGTCCGACGTCCTCTTCTGCGACTCCAGCGGCGTAGGTGTCCTGATCGCGTCCCGTCGGCTGATGCGCTCTTGCGCGGGTTGCCTGCGGCTGATCCTGCCCGCACAGGGCGCGGTGGACGGCTCCCATGTCAACCGGGTGCTCGCGGCGCTGGGCGTGCGCCGGCTCTTCGACTGTTACCCGGACCTGGACGCGGCGACGGCCGCCAGGGCGGCGACAGGGCCGCTGACGGCCTGA
- a CDS encoding zf-HC2 domain-containing protein has translation MSAPQAPGPPGDPGSPGGPSSPSGPGDPGGPGGPGGPGDSAGALDHKVLKSLLGAWALAACSAEETAAVEAHLTDCAACADEALRLRDAVGLLHAEDSLDLDPMLRSRVLEGCLGRRPARIPVPEWAAPYDAEAARLDALLRDMADEEWRAPVRLRWFDGEREAERETTVAGVIGHLLAVDGLVATALGLPDPLPPGALGAEAGPGPMGRTEVFWALGTEHRTPATREPWRRQSHAMVRHVSFAADAEGGGSPGAPTGAGPIATRQISYGDFTLPLHDAFLDRAFECWMHAEDIAEAVDYPYGPPGPAHLNLLVDLAARQLPGTIAVRRRMGLAAPPRRLGAAGAPGRTLHLEVEGQGGGDWYIPLDSPGAGASPEGKVAHVALDGLEFCQLAAGHVPPLEAAAGQDGDREAIRDVLFAVASLSRL, from the coding sequence ATGAGCGCCCCGCAAGCCCCCGGCCCGCCGGGCGACCCAGGCAGTCCCGGCGGTCCTAGCAGTCCCAGCGGCCCCGGCGATCCCGGCGGTCCCGGCGGCCCCGGCGGTCCCGGCGACAGCGCCGGAGCGCTCGACCACAAGGTGCTCAAGTCCCTGCTCGGCGCGTGGGCGCTGGCCGCCTGCTCGGCCGAGGAGACCGCAGCCGTCGAGGCCCACCTCACCGACTGCGCGGCCTGCGCCGACGAGGCCCTGCGGCTGCGCGACGCGGTCGGGCTGCTGCACGCCGAGGACAGCCTCGATCTCGACCCGATGCTCCGCTCCCGGGTGCTGGAGGGCTGCCTCGGGCGGCGTCCGGCGCGGATCCCGGTGCCCGAGTGGGCCGCGCCCTACGACGCCGAGGCCGCCCGGCTGGACGCCCTGCTGCGCGACATGGCGGACGAGGAGTGGCGCGCGCCGGTGCGGCTGCGCTGGTTCGACGGGGAGCGCGAGGCCGAGCGGGAGACCACCGTCGCCGGGGTCATCGGCCACCTCCTCGCGGTCGACGGCCTGGTCGCCACCGCCCTGGGGCTGCCCGACCCGCTGCCTCCCGGCGCCCTCGGCGCCGAAGCCGGGCCGGGTCCGATGGGGCGCACGGAAGTCTTCTGGGCGCTCGGCACCGAGCACCGCACGCCCGCGACACGGGAGCCGTGGCGGAGGCAGAGCCACGCCATGGTCCGCCATGTCTCCTTCGCGGCCGACGCCGAGGGCGGCGGCAGCCCGGGTGCCCCCACGGGGGCCGGGCCGATCGCGACGCGGCAGATCTCCTACGGAGACTTCACGCTCCCGCTGCACGACGCCTTCTTGGACCGCGCCTTCGAGTGCTGGATGCACGCCGAGGACATCGCCGAGGCGGTCGACTATCCGTACGGACCCCCGGGCCCCGCGCATCTGAACCTGCTCGTCGATCTGGCGGCCCGGCAGCTGCCCGGCACGATCGCCGTACGCCGCCGCATGGGCCTGGCGGCGCCGCCCCGCAGACTGGGCGCGGCGGGCGCCCCCGGCCGGACGCTGCACCTGGAGGTCGAGGGCCAGGGCGGAGGCGACTGGTACATCCCCCTGGACTCGCCCGGCGCCGGAGCCTCGCCCGAGGGCAAGGTGGCACATGTCGCTCTGGACGGGCTGGAGTTCTGCCAGCTCGCCGCCGGACACGTCCCTCCCCTGGAGGCCGCGGCCGGTCAGGACGGCGACCGGGAGGCGATCCGCGACGTGCTGTTCGCCGTGGCCTCGCTGTCGCGGCTGTAG
- a CDS encoding sigma-70 family RNA polymerase sigma factor: MANDTPPRWDRKMQQRLARGEAAALGELYDRFASLVHSLAHRVLDDDEAADRATREVFTHIWENPHTFDPREGPMRSWIAALTQRIATGKLRQQQRGTVPYSPERAERIEEQVRAAATAARADYIVTSMPASLRAALELAYFERRDYRQTARHLGVTEDEARRRLRLGLQLLSSAMIRPAMSPPGAEQWR; this comes from the coding sequence ATGGCGAATGACACACCACCGCGCTGGGACCGGAAGATGCAGCAGCGCCTCGCACGCGGCGAGGCAGCGGCGCTGGGCGAGCTGTACGACCGCTTCGCCTCGCTCGTCCACAGCCTCGCGCACCGCGTGCTGGACGACGACGAGGCCGCCGACCGCGCCACCCGCGAGGTCTTCACCCATATCTGGGAGAACCCGCACACCTTCGATCCCCGCGAGGGCCCCATGCGCTCGTGGATCGCCGCCCTCACCCAGCGGATAGCCACCGGCAAGCTGCGCCAGCAGCAGCGCGGCACCGTGCCCTACTCCCCCGAGCGGGCCGAGCGGATCGAGGAGCAGGTCCGCGCGGCGGCCACCGCGGCACGCGCCGACTACATCGTCACGTCCATGCCCGCCTCCTTGCGCGCCGCGCTGGAGCTGGCGTACTTCGAGCGGCGGGACTACCGCCAGACGGCCCGGCACCTGGGCGTCACCGAGGACGAGGCCAGGCGCCGGCTGCGGCTGGGGCTCCAGCTGCTGTCCTCGGCCATGATCCGGCCCGCCATGTCCCCACCCGGCGCGGAGCAGTGGCGATGA